In the Bombiscardovia apis genome, GCCAAAGCAACCGAAAGCACGCCGGACATGGTGAGAATACTGAGAATCTCAGCGTAATCGCGCTGACCGAAGGACTGACGGGCCACCCAAGGCAGCGCCACGAGCAGCACGCCCTGACCCAAACCAGCCAAGAAGCCGGCAATAGCTGCGGGAGTGGGCGTCACGAAGAACATCATGAGTGCCCAACCGGCCAAGCCTACTGCTGAGTAGAGCACCAATACCAGCTCGGTTTTTACGCGATCAAGGAAAATGCCAATGCTTGCCTTGCCGATTGCAGCACCCAGCATGATGCCCGAGACCACGAAAGCACCCTCCTGCAAGGTCAAACCGCGAGACTGCTCATAGCCCGAGACATGCTGAACCATGCCCGTCGCCCACTGCAAAAGCACGTAGCAAGCAATCAGCAGTAGGAAGGTGGGAGTGCGGTAGGCTTTCTTCGCTTCGATGCCGGTGATGGAGTTGGCGTCTTGAGACTTAGAATCGTTCGAAGCGCTCACATCGCCGGTTTGTTCACTCGCAAACGCACTACCGTACATGTGCTCGCCCTTAGCGGCTCTTGGCATGAAACGCAGCACAAAAATGGAGAAGGGAAGAATGCAGACCGCCAGCAACAGCGCCGTAAGTCGGTAAGCCGGACGCCAACCCAGATCCGTAATCCATGTGGAGACGACGGGGTTGAAGACCATGCCGCCCAAGCCGCTCAGGCCCAGCGCAATGCCCATAACCAAGCCCAGCTGCTTCTCAAACCAGTTTGAGAGGAGCACGGAAGGAGCCAGTGTAATAGGAATAACGTAGGCGATACCGATGAGAGCAAAGGAAATATAGAACTGCCAGAGCTGAGTAAAGAAGGACTGGCCGAAGAAAATCAGAGCGCAAGCCAGAATGCAAATGCTCAGCAAGAGGCGGGAATCTACGCGTTTCATGAGCTTACCAGCGAAGAGCATGGTCGCAGCGCCGGCGAGATTCATAATGGTCGAAGTGAGCGCAATCTGCGTGCGCGAGACTTCTAATTCTTTAGACAAAACGGCATAATAGAGGCCTGGAGTGTTGACTATGAGGCCATAGCCAACGAACGAGAGAAGGCAGCAGCCCGCAAAAATGAGCCAAGGGCGCAGCGATGAGCCGGTGGAGTGGGTTGCGGTGATTGACGAGGACGAGTTGGAACCGGAGTTTGGTGAAGCAGAAATCTTGGGACCTCCTAAGCAGTCTTCCAAATTAAGCCAGCTTAGACTCTACGTCTCCGCGCCGCCCCGTGACTGAGTATCCCCATTACCGTTACGACTGATACACGTATAAGGAGGTTCGGTGTGGGGTTCGGGGGGGGGGGAGCGAGGTTTAGGCAAGGAAGCAAACTATCATTATTCACCGAAAACAACTATCCTAAAATCAAGAAGCACAAAACTACACAAGTGAATGTTCCCCACACCTGCGTGGAATGCAACCATCTTCGTCTCTGCCTGACCAGTGGACCTACCCTATCCTTTACCCGTGCGGTGAGGGGGGGGGCTATGTAACTTAGCTCCTCATACTGTTGTCGGCTGCTCGCGACAATAGCTTAGTTCTGGAAACCGAGATTGCCATAATTCACGTACACGAACATCCAAATGGAGTTCTGTCCAATCTTCTATTAGCCTTTGAGCATTCAAACCAGCAAGCTGATCTGTGACACGCCCCTCAGCCAGCAACGCCTGATAAGCCATGTGCCGCTGGCCGACAGATTTTAAGTCAATAATTCGATCACCAGGTACCCACCAGACTGTGTGCTGCAGCTGAATCTGACCGACATATGGTCCCTGGAGGTCATCGAGTGAATCTGGGGCTTCATAAGGCTTAATATCTCTAAATCTAATATGCTGCTCGCTCATAATGCACTCCTAACGCTATCTATTATTCCCAAATATATGTTGCGGACGTGAAAAGCAAAGTTATACCTAGTTTTGGATATATACGACATTGAGAGATGTCTAATTGCACGTAAGCATTGCACGGTGAATTGTTTAAGGCTTTTGTGATGTTCCAGCATCCAAAGATATTGTTCTTCATTGACGCATCCCCTAATTGAGAACAACGAAGAGGTCGGAGTGAGAATGAAGATGCCTGCTGGTACTGAAGCCCGGAAGGCGAGGCCGGGCTGCATGTTTCTCGCAGGCTAGGACTTCTGTCATTTGTTGTTGTTCCATGATGTTCTTGAATGGATATACTGGAGGCTAGGGTTCCGGCTATCTGGTTTAGTCAGAACCTTTTTGCATTATCACTTCTGTTAGGATTAGAAGATAGTCATGACTGCGGCTATGGATAATATTGCTGAAGCAATGAAGCTAGTTACCGCTCTGTGTTATACAGGTGAACACCCCCCCGAATGGGGAACATACTTAAGAAATAACCTAATTTAAGAGTTTACTTTTGAATCTTTATTTTAGACTTATTTTCATTTAAGCTGGTAGCGTGTTCCCCGGTTTGAGCATGCTAGATACTCCTCTGTTGCTTATAACAAAACCAAGTCAGACACAGGATTGATAAGCCATTCAACCATATTGACTTACTGTAAACACTATCCCAATACCAGCATATCAAGCTTGAAAGCTGCATCTATACAGAAATGGAGCGGATGACGGGAATCGAACCCGCGTAATTAGTTTGGAAGACTAAGGCTCTACCATTGAGCTACATCCGCGAAGCAGTTTGCTCGTTACAGAGTCTAGCACACGGGTATCCCCACATTCCCGGACACCTGTGTTCAATTCAATCCACACCTCCGCGAGGGAGGTGACGGTAATTGGTTTATCTGCCTCTGGTACGAAGATAATTTCAATCCACACCTCCGCGAGGGAGGTGACATTAGGAGCTGGACTATATCAGGCCGAAAAAATGATTTCAATCCACACCTCCGCGAGGGAGGTGACGAGTTCCCATAAATCGGTGACGATTTTTGTCATTATTTCAATCCACACCTCCGCGAGGGAGGTGACCGGTGATGCGTTGCCACAGGGGGGCCTTGCGCCAATTTCAATCCACACCTCCGCGAGGGAGGTGACAAGGTATCTCTAGTGTGGCCGGCTGGCTCAAGGAATTTCAATCCACACCTCCGCGAGGGAGGTGACCGACACCGACATCGTGAGTAACCTCGATGATTGATTTCAATCCACACCTCCGCGAGGGAGGTGACAGGCCCCCAAAATGGCATACGTCAAAGACACCAAATTTCAATCCACACCTCCGCGAGGGAGGTGACGCAGGTAATGGCGGGCAAGCTGGCGAAGCCGCTATTTCAATCCACACCTCCGCGAGGGAGGTGACGCTGTCTGGCGTGTACCATCGGAGATGCTGAAACATTTCAGTCCACACCTCCGCGAGGGAGGTGACTTGGAGACGGCAGACTTGAAGCCTGTCATCACCGGATTTCAATCCACACCTCCGCGAGGGAGGTGACAACCTTATGGACCGCTATCCCACAATCCCCGTAATTTCAATCCACACCTCCGCGAGGGAGGTGACAACCTGATGCAAGTGTAAGACTTGCAGTTAACGGAATTTCAATCCACACCTCCGCGAGGGAGGTGACGCGTAGCAACTGTGCGTGAGATAGCGAAAAACGTATTTCAATCCACACCTCCGCGAGGGAGGTGACCGCAAAAATGGTATCTGACTACCACTTTTGTAAATACTTAGTATAATGCACTGTTGAGATTATGCTTCTGAAGCAGAGAATGGCTCAGTTTCGGGCTTTTCTACATATAATCTCAGTGCTCAATAAACACTATTTAATTTTCAAACTTTCATGTGCTTTAGTTTACAAGATTGTGATGCCGCGTTGCCATGGGCTAAATCAGGACATTTCATTCAAAAAACTGGTGCGAAAGTATCGCGTGTTTCGTGACAGCTTAACGCTCGCACTTATGACATCACACAATTATATGAGATACGTATTGGCGTATTCTTCAGTGAACCTGATTACTAATCTAATACTCAACAATGAAAGCGCCTAGATCCCATAACAAGCCAGAACACTTAAATCAGATAATCATAACACTGTCGGCCGGTAAATGTCGTTCCACCCCGTATTGTTCTATCTTTCCCGAATATTTTGCTCCCATATTGTAAAATCGCAAGCTATCTTTTGAATCATCGATAATATCTAGTAGCTGCTGACGAAGTATTAACAAATCGGAAGTGGAAATTAGGCATTCGAAAATACTATTTTGAACTCGTTGCCCAAACTTCATACAAGCTTTAGCAACCAATCTGAGCCGCCTCCGACCGGCAGGCTCCTCAGTATTCACATCGTAGGCTACGACAACCATCATCATGAGCGTTTACCCCTAGCTATAAATTCCTATGTCAGGTCTACTTCCAGAAGAACGGCGGGTAGGCATCAATATCGCCACGGATATATCTGGCTAACAAAAGCGCTTGCACATACGGCACCATGCCCCAAGGTATTTTTTCACGCAAAAACGGGTGAGTAATTTGCTCATTTCTGCGTTTTTGCCAAGCTGCTAATACCACTTTCCTTCCGGCATCGTTAAGATAGACACCACCGTTTTCTCGCACTTCAAACTGATTAGGAGATATGGCTTTCGTATTGACCAAACTTATTGCGAATCTATCAGCAAGCGCAGGCCGCAGCTCCTCCACTAAATCCAATGATAAGGACGCACGGCCCGGCCTGTCTGCGTGCAGAAAACCAACATACGGATCAAGCCCCACGCCTTGCAAAGCTGCTTTGCAATCGCCAGAAAGTAATACATATACAAACGAGAGCAGCGCATTCATCCTATCCTGCGGTGGCCTTCTGGTACGACGCTCGAAGTAAAAATCGTCTTTATTGTTGAGTATCAAATCGTCAAACGCGTAAAAATACGTTTTGGCGGCTTGCCCTTCAATCCCCCGAACGCTCTCAGCATTATCACAATTCTTTATTTCCTTCAGCGCGCTCGCCAGTATGGAACTTTGCCTTTTCAACCGTTCAACATTTACTTGCAAAGCATGGTCTCTTGTAGCTCTTTCGAGAACCCATCTTGAGTTGTAGATTTTCCCAATTACGAAAGAAGCAGCTATCGAGCTACATGCAGATGCATCGTCAGCTAGTACAAACTGCTTCCGCCTGAGTAGCACATTTCTGTTGCTCTCACCGAGAATAGAGCACAGGTATCTGCCGCGTGGCGAATAGAACGATACCGAAACTCCAAATTCGCAGCACTTACCGAGTAAAGCTGGTGAAGCACCCTTGTACGAGAAGCACAATATAGATTCAATTGACCGCAACGGCACTTTCGCTACCGCCTTATCTCCGTCGCTGACGACCACATTTTCATTCTCAAGCGATAGATACGCGCTTTCCGTCGTAACAAAAAGCGTGTTAAGCATTTGTCTCATCTCAGATCCTCCTCTAACGCACCGGCAACAATACTGTCGATATACGCCCGAGCAGATTGAGTTTTGGCTTTCATTAATTCCGGCAAGCACAAATCTTTCAGCGAACAGTTGCTACACCCTCGCTGATTTTTAACAGTGGGCGTATACCCCCGTTGAAATAGTTCATGCATATCCGCAAAAGCATTAACTACTTGTGCACGTAGCTCCTCGGAAAACTCAACGCGCTCACGTCGCTTAGTTCTTTGATAAAACAGAGCACCCTCATCAATATGACAAGACAGCATCTCTTCTAAACACATAGCTTGACCGCACAACTGCAAACGATCAGCATTGTTAGTTTTCGAAGTACCATACTTATACTCAACCGGGTACGGTAGCCACTTCCCCTTGCGCCCGTGTAATTGCACGCCATCTTCAGAAGCTTGGAACTCGACTATATCGCAATCCCCTACGACGCCTAACATCTTTGAGAAAACACGCAAATCTCTAAGAATAAGAGTGTCTCCACGCTTTTCTGATGCCGAGTAATCATGAGCCCGCTTATGTTCTAAATCTCCAGCAACAGTGCGCGCATTGTCCGTCCAAAGCTGCTCAATGTGTATGAGAGCCCATTGACGCTTGCAAAACTCGTAGTGTTGAACTCCAGATAAGGCCAGCCAATCATCCTCTGGATATTCGACTGGCCTTACTGTTGAACGCACACTAAGTGAATCGTCTTCACTTAGCATATTCATCTGTTCCCAATCAAATTATTGTAGGCCATCTACCATTTCGGTTAGTTCAACCGGCTGTGGAATCGCAGCAGAATCTACCGAAACATCGTAGTCTGTAAAACTCCTGGGCGTTTCTACCTCTGGCTTATGGGCCACGTGGATGCTGTCGAAGAGCTTGTATGATGGAGCATCGCCGAGATCGTTGCTGTGTTTGAACACATAGAGCTTACGAACAGCCATTTTACCGCGCGCTGCTGAACGGTCGAACTCAAACATGTTGAGAATAGACTGCCAGAGCATAGCTAAATCTTCCTCGCTAAAGCCGGTCGTCTTCTGCGCAAGCTTGGCATTCACAAAGCCGTCCACCCGATAGAGACCGTAAGGAATGATGGACTTGTTGCCCATCGTGCTGCCCTTTTCCTGCTGGTCAGCTTCAGTTGTGGCAGATACCCTAGTAATCGTCACATCTTGCGGAGTTATAGGGTCAATTGACTTAGAGAAGCCCAGCTGCACAGGACCGCGCACCTGACCACTCGATAGACCACCCTTAACGAACGTAGTCATTACAGCACCGAAAGTTCTGATATCAAAGAAGTTCGAGCACATATAGTCCAGGACTTGTTGATCTAGCTGAGCGTTATCTTTCTTCGCTTTCTTTATTGCCGCTGAATCAGTACCCAGACCAACGGACTTAAGCGCCTCAGCATCCATCCTGTTCAGGGGCACCTGCTCCTTAATATAAATGCGCCACGGTGCTTTATCGTCGTTAATCATCTGCACATAATTACGAATCTTGCGCTTTAGGCACACATCCGTCACCAGTCCAAGACCAGTCTCGGGATCAACCCGGGGCATGTTACCCGAGTCTGGATCTCCGTTGGGGTTGCCATTCTCTACATCGTACAGAACAGAAAAATCATACCGGTTACTGATTGGGGTACGGGTCTCTTCACTCATTGTTTGCTCCTTCTTCTGCAGCCACCATTTGGTCAGTTGCAGCATTGTCTTTGTTGGTCTTCTTATAACGTTCTTGGGTCTGGAAATAGTATCCCAGCTGGAATGAGCCCTGCTCAGCAAGTGTCAGCCTTGATGGGAACTGTTCGCCAATTCTGCTCATCAAATCAGCAATCTGTTGGTTGTAGTAAGTAGCCAAACCAGGCTTAGTTTTCAGCTTGCCCAAATGCTTGGTACCTAAGTCAACCAGTAGAGGGAAGACTACTGCTGGCATCCTACAAGCATTGGTAAAATACCTATCACGAATGGTTGTGTTGATACCAGGATTCGCTGCTGACTGTAATCCTTCGTACACGGCAAACAGCCTTCCCATTGAATATGGGATGTTTGTACTGTCTTTATTTATTGTCATTTGCAATACCTCCTTGGGGCATCCTGAATTGGGACTTCGTAAGTAAAAGGCCTTAATAATCGCTGCCTTCGCACGATTAATCTCATGCTCGGCCCGAATACGTATTTCGACTTTGTCTAGCAAAGACGCGGAATAGCGCTTACCGGCTAGAATGGATTGCATAAGATCGGCAGCAACTTTGTCTAACGCCTCCACATATTTGCCTGGGCGCTGCACTACCGTCTGTTGCAAAAGACTCCTGACCGATACAACTTCGTGCTTGTCGAAACCAGGTCGCTCAATCGCTGTATCTTCATAATGCTGGTTAACATTACTTAGCAAGTGACCGAATGTGTCCTTATAGAAGAAAGATACCGACAGTCGTGCTGCGTTGGGAGCTAACCCTAGTACGTAGAAGGGTTCTGTTGGTTTCAGCTTGGCATCTTCGTAATCAACCGGATGCCCTTGAGATAGAGCTTTGACAATCGAAATTACCTTTTCCTGCGACACATCTGCATCACTACTCATCGTAGAAGCAGTAAACATCACGCGCGGATACTCAGGTTCGGCAGATTCGCTCCAGCACAGAATCGTCAATGAACCTTTATTGATGACTCTTCGGTACTGTTCGTCTTTCAACAGCGTGTTCAAGGCAGTGGTGTATGCAAAAGCCTCGTACTTACTCATCGGCGCATTCAAATCCTGCTCTTTGCCATAGGACAGATAGGCAGGGGCATTGAAAGAAATGAGCGCAGCACCACTCGATTGAGCTCCCTGAACACCACGTATATTCGGATGAGTCGCAGCCGGCAACACCTGACGCCCTGAGACTATGCTCTGCATCGTGTCTGGGGCTTTCTTACCGCCGGAAGCATCAATCGAATCGTTACCGGAGAAGTATGTGTCCCACAACTCTTGTAAAACCGAACTGGTGCTGAGGGGCTTACCGTCAATGCACAAAACGAAATTTGCACTCAACGCGTTCTTCCAAGCCGTATCGCCAAACTTTTCAGTTATCAGCTGTTCAATTTGGCTACCTTGCGGTTCCGCAGCAAAAAAGTTGGCAACTGCCCGCGCGTCTAAATCATCACTCGTCTTGAGAATTTCCTCATGCAATTGTGCAGCAGCATCAAAACGTTTCCGCGCTTTTGCCGATGCACCATCGGTGTCAACAGCAAACATATAGGCGGAGTTATCACACAAGAAATTAGCTTTGACACCAGCAGTTCGAATAGCGTGCGCCGGCACTTCCAACATGTACCGATATTTACCATTCTTAGTTGTCTCTCCGAATTGGTGAACGTCGCTCACCCTTCCTTGAGCATCTATATCCAAACCAAAAGGAACATTCTCTTGGCCGTATCCGTACTTAGGAGCTTTGCCTTGCTTCACGAGCTGTTCGTACAATCGAATAAGTGCCTCAATCATGCGAACACCTCGGGAGCAGTAGTATCTAAAACGCCGCTATTCAGCTTGGCCCGGAAGAAGAGCGGCTTGATGTTTGTCGCGTCAGAGAAATCCATATCGTACAGCATGTAGCCCAAGTCGCGTTCTCCCTCTTCAAAGCCGATGGGTGAGACTTCACCGGACCAAAGTTGGAAATTCACAGGGAATTCTCTCGTGCCAAAATACGGGTGATGATAGTACTGCCCTTTTTCAGCACGGCGATTGAACATACTGAGGAACTTAGCTGGATTATCTTCGGGAGACTGATTCTTGGTCATCTCAAAGTGTGCTTCAATAACGTAGCGCACATCGCGCAGAACCATCGATGCTCTTTGTTGGATGTCTTGCGAAGTATAGATAGCACTGTCCTTCGCAGGGTTTTCCATCATGTCGCGGATATTGCGGCCTGAAATAACGCTTTTTACCTCATTGCGGCGCACGTTCGTAAAGCGTATTGGGTTCATGACCGTAATACTATCGATGCACCAACGCATCCCCGGATGCCAAAAAATGGCTTCTAAAATACCTCTGGCAGCAGAGGGCGTCATTACATCGTACGACACTCGTTCAGCTTTCATTTCAGGGCGCGTGAACAGCGCATAATCGCCCCAAACTTCAAGTTTTACTGGCATGGGCACTCCTTTCTTGTGTTATTCGTCGTCATTTATTTGCCTACTGAAAATCTCCTAGTTGTGGCACTTGCCCTTCCTTAACTTGCAAGCCAAGTTTGGAATTGTAAACCCCTACATCAGTGAGTATGTAAGCTGTTTCTTCATCGTCGATTGGTTCAACTTTCCCTAACCGACGCAGTACATCAAGATGCTTTGGCCACACACTGACCGAATACCTACCCAATCGCCTGAACAAAGAACGGCTATGTTGCTCGGGGTTCATCAACCGTTGACATAAATCACGAGCGTCATCATTAATTGGCACATAGACGGGAACAGTTGGCGTATCAATCAGTTTAAAGTTTTTTTCAATAACTTTGAAGGGCATCTGGCAACCTTCATACCCGCGCTCATGCATAGGAAGGATACGCTTCTGATCGAGCGCATGTTCCCCTTTAAGGTTAAACAGCCTAGTGAAGTAGTCATGGACAGCTGCGCCAGAAGCTATGTCGTCAAACTTCTCACTGGTAGAGCGAAAAGCGTCCACATTCTGCCGGGTAAAAGCTACCTTGCCTTCGTCTGTTGAGAATACTCCAACTATGCTTTCGTCAGTATCTCTTAGACCCTCTCTGTTGCATCGGCCGGCAGCTTGGAGAATAGAGTCCAAACCCGTTTCCTCGCGATAAGCCGTTGGAAAATCAACATCCACGCCAGCTTCAATCAAAGACGTCGAAACCACTCTGCACGACTTCCCAGCTGCAAGTCTGCCCCGTATCTCTTCCAACAATGCGTCGCGGTCATAAGGGCATTGCAGGGTAGTTAAACAATAGTTGCCGTCCGGTCCACATCTATCTTGCAACTGCTGGTATACCATCTGAGCTTCTTCGCGCGTATTCACCACGCAAAGCACTTGCTCATCGTTGCTCAGCAGTTGAGACATCTCATCAAGGGTTTTATGACCAATGAGCTCGATACGGTTACGCTTGAATTGGTCTCTTTCCTCTTGACTGAGAGGAGCAATCTCAGGAATGTGTAAAGCCGGCTGACGCATCGCTTCTCGGAACATTTCTTCTAAGGCAGGCTGAGTGGCTGTACAAAGGACTGCACTTACACCATAGCTTTGCACCAAGTCGGAAATAGCCCAAATGCAAGGCTTCAAATACGGAATTGGCAAGGTCTGAGCTTCGTCAAAGACTACTACAGAATTTGCGATATTATGCAACTTGCGCAGTTTAGAAGCATTGCTAGCAAAAAGACTTTCAAAGAACTGCACGGCCGTAGTCACGATGACTGGCATGTTCCAATTTTCGGCAGCAAAACTTCTGTGCAGGTCCACTTTGCTCAGCTCGTCCTTCTCTTTGAGCTGGAATGAAGCATCTGCGTAATGAGGAAGAACATTATCTTTCCCTAGCAGTTTCACGAAGTCTTTTACCGTCTGGTCAATAATTGAGGTGTAAGGCACCACATAAATGACTCGCGAAAGCCCGTGTGTTTTAGCGTGTTCAAGAGCAAAAGTCAGAGAAGAATCAGTTTTGCCGCTTCCGGTAGGTGCCGTCAGAGTATAGAGACCAGGCTTCCAAGAAGAATCCGCGCCACGCTCCAAGCAGTCGCGCAAAATAGAGTTGCGCTTTTCATTGAGAGAGGTGGTTGCTGATCTTGAAAGAAATTGCTCGGCTCTGTTTTCCATAATCGCTGCAAGGTTGCCGATACTACGCGCATTTCGTTTAGCAATCTTCTGAGATACCTGCTTGCTGCACTTTTCTAACTTTTCCGCTGGCAGCAGGTGAGAATTTTGGAGTTCGTCTGGACCAAGCTCTTCTTTAAGCTCCGACAACAGCTCGGATTCGTCTCGTTCAACCTGACCGTTGACGAAGAACTCTGCATCTAACCGGTCAGCATCCACTAGGGCCGACTCGTGCATACGGGTACGCATCATCATCGAGAAATACGTAGATTTAGGCTGAGTTGGATTGCATGCAGGCAGCTGGATTTCATCTTGCCAGTGAGAGGCATCTGGGAACTCAGCCTTGAGCCTACCGGCCAAAGTACCCGTTCCCGGAGCATCAATATCGCTACCGCCATCTGGCAATCCAGCATGATGCCCGGCGATAGCAAATTCCGCATCCATAAGGCCCAGATCAAACGCCTTCTTCATGCCGCATGAAGAGTGATTCACTTTATTGGCCATCATTAGCCTCCCGAATCATAGTCTGAAAATCGTCAGAATACTTTCCCACATCATGCAGTAGTCCAGTAGTCAAGCCTTCTCTCAATTCTCCAAATTGATCAGCGAAGGCCCCGGCCAAACAGCCGGTCATAGCCAAATGCTCTACACACGTCTCGTAACCGTGTACGCTACTGCGCGCCAAATATAGTTCCCGCTTAACCATAAAATTCATTCCTTCAGAGAAACTACGCTGTGTAATTTGACTTTATACGAATGGAAACATATTTGTCAACTTTCAGTG is a window encoding:
- the cas3 gene encoding CRISPR-associated helicase Cas3', with translation MKKAFDLGLMDAEFAIAGHHAGLPDGGSDIDAPGTGTLAGRLKAEFPDASHWQDEIQLPACNPTQPKSTYFSMMMRTRMHESALVDADRLDAEFFVNGQVERDESELLSELKEELGPDELQNSHLLPAEKLEKCSKQVSQKIAKRNARSIGNLAAIMENRAEQFLSRSATTSLNEKRNSILRDCLERGADSSWKPGLYTLTAPTGSGKTDSSLTFALEHAKTHGLSRVIYVVPYTSIIDQTVKDFVKLLGKDNVLPHYADASFQLKEKDELSKVDLHRSFAAENWNMPVIVTTAVQFFESLFASNASKLRKLHNIANSVVVFDEAQTLPIPYLKPCIWAISDLVQSYGVSAVLCTATQPALEEMFREAMRQPALHIPEIAPLSQEERDQFKRNRIELIGHKTLDEMSQLLSNDEQVLCVVNTREEAQMVYQQLQDRCGPDGNYCLTTLQCPYDRDALLEEIRGRLAAGKSCRVVSTSLIEAGVDVDFPTAYREETGLDSILQAAGRCNREGLRDTDESIVGVFSTDEGKVAFTRQNVDAFRSTSEKFDDIASGAAVHDYFTRLFNLKGEHALDQKRILPMHERGYEGCQMPFKVIEKNFKLIDTPTVPVYVPINDDARDLCQRLMNPEQHSRSLFRRLGRYSVSVWPKHLDVLRRLGKVEPIDDEETAYILTDVGVYNSKLGLQVKEGQVPQLGDFQ
- the cas2 gene encoding CRISPR-associated endonuclease Cas2, with amino-acid sequence MMMVVVAYDVNTEEPAGRRRLRLVAKACMKFGQRVQNSIFECLISTSDLLILRQQLLDIIDDSKDSLRFYNMGAKYSGKIEQYGVERHLPADSVMII
- the cas5c gene encoding type I-C CRISPR-associated protein Cas5c, with the protein product MPVKLEVWGDYALFTRPEMKAERVSYDVMTPSAARGILEAIFWHPGMRWCIDSITVMNPIRFTNVRRNEVKSVISGRNIRDMMENPAKDSAIYTSQDIQQRASMVLRDVRYVIEAHFEMTKNQSPEDNPAKFLSMFNRRAEKGQYYHHPYFGTREFPVNFQLWSGEVSPIGFEEGERDLGYMLYDMDFSDATNIKPLFFRAKLNSGVLDTTAPEVFA
- the cas7c gene encoding type I-C CRISPR-associated protein Cas7/Csd2 codes for the protein MSEETRTPISNRYDFSVLYDVENGNPNGDPDSGNMPRVDPETGLGLVTDVCLKRKIRNYVQMINDDKAPWRIYIKEQVPLNRMDAEALKSVGLGTDSAAIKKAKKDNAQLDQQVLDYMCSNFFDIRTFGAVMTTFVKGGLSSGQVRGPVQLGFSKSIDPITPQDVTITRVSATTEADQQEKGSTMGNKSIIPYGLYRVDGFVNAKLAQKTTGFSEEDLAMLWQSILNMFEFDRSAARGKMAVRKLYVFKHSNDLGDAPSYKLFDSIHVAHKPEVETPRSFTDYDVSVDSAAIPQPVELTEMVDGLQ
- the cas8c gene encoding type I-C CRISPR-associated protein Cas8c/Csd1 is translated as MIEALIRLYEQLVKQGKAPKYGYGQENVPFGLDIDAQGRVSDVHQFGETTKNGKYRYMLEVPAHAIRTAGVKANFLCDNSAYMFAVDTDGASAKARKRFDAAAQLHEEILKTSDDLDARAVANFFAAEPQGSQIEQLITEKFGDTAWKNALSANFVLCIDGKPLSTSSVLQELWDTYFSGNDSIDASGGKKAPDTMQSIVSGRQVLPAATHPNIRGVQGAQSSGAALISFNAPAYLSYGKEQDLNAPMSKYEAFAYTTALNTLLKDEQYRRVINKGSLTILCWSESAEPEYPRVMFTASTMSSDADVSQEKVISIVKALSQGHPVDYEDAKLKPTEPFYVLGLAPNAARLSVSFFYKDTFGHLLSNVNQHYEDTAIERPGFDKHEVVSVRSLLQQTVVQRPGKYVEALDKVAADLMQSILAGKRYSASLLDKVEIRIRAEHEINRAKAAIIKAFYLRSPNSGCPKEVLQMTINKDSTNIPYSMGRLFAVYEGLQSAANPGINTTIRDRYFTNACRMPAVVFPLLVDLGTKHLGKLKTKPGLATYYNQQIADLMSRIGEQFPSRLTLAEQGSFQLGYYFQTQERYKKTNKDNAATDQMVAAEEGANNE
- the cas1c gene encoding type I-C CRISPR-associated endonuclease Cas1c; its protein translation is MRQMLNTLFVTTESAYLSLENENVVVSDGDKAVAKVPLRSIESILCFSYKGASPALLGKCCEFGVSVSFYSPRGRYLCSILGESNRNVLLRRKQFVLADDASACSSIAASFVIGKIYNSRWVLERATRDHALQVNVERLKRQSSILASALKEIKNCDNAESVRGIEGQAAKTYFYAFDDLILNNKDDFYFERRTRRPPQDRMNALLSFVYVLLSGDCKAALQGVGLDPYVGFLHADRPGRASLSLDLVEELRPALADRFAISLVNTKAISPNQFEVRENGGVYLNDAGRKVVLAAWQKRRNEQITHPFLREKIPWGMVPYVQALLLARYIRGDIDAYPPFFWK
- a CDS encoding MFS transporter gives rise to the protein MEDCLGGPKISASPNSGSNSSSSITATHSTGSSLRPWLIFAGCCLLSFVGYGLIVNTPGLYYAVLSKELEVSRTQIALTSTIMNLAGAATMLFAGKLMKRVDSRLLLSICILACALIFFGQSFFTQLWQFYISFALIGIAYVIPITLAPSVLLSNWFEKQLGLVMGIALGLSGLGGMVFNPVVSTWITDLGWRPAYRLTALLLAVCILPFSIFVLRFMPRAAKGEHMYGSAFASEQTGDVSASNDSKSQDANSITGIEAKKAYRTPTFLLLIACYVLLQWATGMVQHVSGYEQSRGLTLQEGAFVVSGIMLGAAIGKASIGIFLDRVKTELVLVLYSAVGLAGWALMMFFVTPTPAAIAGFLAGLGQGVLLVALPWVARQSFGQRDYAEILSILTMSGVLSVALANTINGTIFDMAGSYMPSLIANVICYVLALISAIAAYRLRPLHE
- the cas4 gene encoding CRISPR-associated protein Cas4, which produces MNMLSEDDSLSVRSTVRPVEYPEDDWLALSGVQHYEFCKRQWALIHIEQLWTDNARTVAGDLEHKRAHDYSASEKRGDTLILRDLRVFSKMLGVVGDCDIVEFQASEDGVQLHGRKGKWLPYPVEYKYGTSKTNNADRLQLCGQAMCLEEMLSCHIDEGALFYQRTKRRERVEFSEELRAQVVNAFADMHELFQRGYTPTVKNQRGCSNCSLKDLCLPELMKAKTQSARAYIDSIVAGALEEDLR